The Trichosurus vulpecula isolate mTriVul1 chromosome 4, mTriVul1.pri, whole genome shotgun sequence genome contains a region encoding:
- the HSD11B1 gene encoding LOW QUALITY PROTEIN: corticosteroid 11-beta-dehydrogenase isozyme 1 (The sequence of the model RefSeq protein was modified relative to this genomic sequence to represent the inferred CDS: deleted 1 base in 1 codon; substituted 2 bases at 2 genomic stop codons) produces the protein MFLVAILGFLEVLQGKKVIVTGASRAIGEQIAYHLAWMGAHLVVTAQTESKLKKVISECLKLGAASACSIPGTMEDLVFAEQVVTKAGKLIGKVEPCSSSGKISMPLTADYSASKFALDGFYSSLQTELXTMNVNVSITHCILGLINTDSIVKTLSEIVNDRNPAPKEECALKIIKGGVLHXKEIAYPYIMHLLLWNPSRLIQENVILSHYNINKIKRNQQFP, from the exons ATGTTCCTTGTTGCCATCTTGGGCTTTCTAGAGGTGCTCCAAGGGAAGAAGGTGATTGTCACTGGTGCCAGCAGAGCCATTGGAGAACAAATAGCCTATCACCTGGCATGGATGGGAGCCCACTTGGTGGTGACAGCACAGACTGAATCAAAGCTGAAGAAG GTCATCTCTGAGTGTTTGAAGCTAGGAGCAGCCTCAGCATGCTCCATCCCTGGAACCATGGAGGACTTGGTTTTTGCAGAGCAAGTAGTCACAAAGGCAGGAAAGCTGATAGGTAAGGTTGAGCCCTGCTCTTCTTCTG GGAAAATAAGTATGCCACTCACTGCTGACTACTCGGCAAGCAAGTTTGCTCTAGATGGATTCTATTCTTCACTGCAAACAGAATTATAAACGATGAATGTCAACGTATCCATCACACACTGCATCCTCGGCTTAATAAACACAG attcaattgtaaaaactctttctgAGATTGTGAATGATAGAAATCCAGCACCAAAGGAGGAATGTGCATTGAAGATCATCAAAGGGGGAGTTTTGCATTAGAAAGAAATAGCTTACCCATACATTATGCATCTATTGCTGTGGAATCCAAGTAGG TTAATACAGGAAAATGTCATATTATCACAttacaacataaataaaattaagagaaatcAACAGTTCCCTTAA